In the genome of Kitasatospora cathayae, one region contains:
- a CDS encoding DUF5999 family protein: protein MCQHRPECPTAESEDREAAVPVACHPEQGWSLLCNGVVLFEDTGELLPDGRVIAPRRSVAHAA from the coding sequence ATGTGCCAGCACCGTCCTGAGTGCCCGACGGCCGAGTCCGAGGACCGCGAGGCGGCCGTGCCGGTGGCCTGCCACCCGGAGCAGGGCTGGAGCCTGCTCTGCAACGGCGTCGTCCTGTTCGAGGACACCGGAGAGCTGCTGCCCGACGGCCGGGTGATCGCCCCGCGCCGCTCGGTCGCCCACGCGGCCTGA
- the gcvP gene encoding aminomethyl-transferring glycine dehydrogenase, with protein sequence MNAQPNAGRPTGASTLTELELASPFENRHIGPDAAAQEKMLASVGYGSLDELAATAVPEAIRSITALDLPAGRSEAQVLAELRELAGRNQVLQPMIGLGYYGTFTPPVILRNVMENPAWYTAYTPYQPEISQGRLEALLNFQTLVSDLTGLPTSGSSLLDEGTAAAEAMALARRVTKVKGGVFLVDAETLPQTVAVINTRAVPTGVEVVVADLSEGIPAEIAERGVFGVLLQYPGATGVVRDLAPVIEQAHGLGAIVAVAADLLALTLLKSPGSLGADIACGTSQRFGVPMGFGGPHAGYLSVRAEYARSLPGRLVGVSVDADGNRAYRLALQTREQHIRREKATSNICTAQVLLAVMASMYAVYHGPDGLADIARRTHRYAAALAEGLRAGGVELLHGEFFDTVTAVVPGRAAEIAAAARANGINLYQDGADRISVSTDETTTREHLAGVWAAFGVPAVEVAEAADALPAALLREDEYLTHPVFHSHRSETAMLRYLRRLSDRDYALDRGMIPLGSCTMKLNATTEMEAVTWPEFGQLHPFAPVDQAAGYLTLIRQLEQQLVEVTGYDAVSIQPNAGSQGELAGLLAVRAYHHANGDAQRDVCLIPSSAHGTNAASAVMAGMRVVVVKTLVDGDVDVEDLKAKIEQHRDNLAVLMVTYPSTHGVYETQITDICALVHEAGGQVYVDGANLNALVGLAKPGKFGADVSHLNLHKTFCIPHGGGGPGVGPVAVRAHLAPYLPNHPLQEEAGPATGVGPISAAPWGSAAILPISWAYVRLMGGEGLKHATQVAVLNANYIAKRLAPHFPVLYTGPGGLVAHECIIDLRPLTKETGVTVDDIAKRLIDYGFHAPTMSFPVAGTLMIEPTESEDLHEIDRFCDAMIEIRGEIDKVGSGEWAADDNPLRNAPHTAAALAGDWAHGYSRQEAVFPAGVNPADKYWPPVSRIDGAYGDRNLVCSCPPLDEYGV encoded by the coding sequence ATGAACGCCCAGCCGAACGCGGGACGCCCCACCGGCGCCTCGACCCTCACCGAGCTTGAGCTGGCCAGCCCCTTCGAGAACCGCCACATCGGCCCCGACGCCGCCGCGCAGGAGAAGATGCTGGCGTCCGTCGGTTACGGCTCGCTGGACGAGCTCGCCGCCACCGCCGTTCCCGAGGCCATCCGCTCCATCACCGCCCTGGACCTGCCCGCCGGCCGCAGCGAGGCCCAGGTCCTCGCCGAGCTGCGCGAGCTGGCCGGCCGCAACCAGGTGCTCCAGCCGATGATCGGCCTGGGCTACTACGGCACCTTCACCCCGCCGGTGATCCTGCGCAACGTCATGGAGAACCCGGCCTGGTACACCGCCTACACCCCGTACCAGCCGGAGATCTCGCAGGGCCGCCTGGAGGCGCTGCTCAACTTCCAGACCCTGGTCTCCGACCTGACCGGCCTGCCCACCTCCGGCTCCTCGCTGCTGGACGAGGGCACCGCGGCCGCCGAGGCGATGGCGCTGGCCCGCCGCGTCACCAAGGTCAAGGGCGGCGTCTTCCTGGTCGACGCCGAGACCCTGCCGCAGACCGTCGCGGTGATCAACACCCGCGCCGTGCCGACCGGTGTCGAGGTCGTCGTCGCCGACCTGTCCGAGGGCATCCCGGCCGAGATCGCCGAGCGCGGAGTCTTCGGCGTGCTGCTGCAGTACCCGGGCGCCACCGGTGTGGTCCGCGACCTCGCCCCGGTGATCGAGCAGGCGCACGGGCTGGGCGCGATCGTCGCCGTCGCCGCCGACCTGCTGGCGCTCACCCTGCTCAAGTCCCCGGGCTCGCTGGGTGCCGACATCGCCTGCGGCACCTCGCAGCGCTTCGGCGTGCCGATGGGCTTCGGCGGCCCGCACGCAGGCTACCTGTCGGTGCGCGCCGAGTACGCCCGCTCGCTGCCCGGCCGCCTGGTCGGCGTCTCCGTCGACGCCGACGGCAACCGCGCCTACCGCCTGGCGCTGCAGACCCGCGAGCAGCACATCCGCCGCGAGAAGGCCACCAGCAACATCTGCACCGCCCAGGTGCTGCTCGCCGTGATGGCCTCGATGTACGCCGTCTACCACGGCCCGGACGGCCTGGCCGACATCGCCCGCCGCACCCACCGCTATGCCGCCGCCCTCGCCGAGGGCCTGCGGGCCGGCGGCGTCGAGCTGCTGCACGGCGAGTTCTTCGACACCGTCACCGCCGTCGTCCCGGGCCGCGCCGCCGAGATCGCCGCCGCCGCCCGCGCCAACGGCATCAACCTGTACCAGGACGGCGCGGACCGGATCTCGGTCTCCACCGACGAGACCACCACCCGCGAGCACCTGGCCGGCGTCTGGGCCGCGTTCGGCGTCCCTGCGGTCGAGGTCGCCGAGGCCGCCGACGCGCTGCCGGCCGCTCTGCTGCGCGAGGACGAGTACCTGACCCACCCGGTCTTCCACAGCCACCGCTCGGAGACCGCCATGCTGCGCTACCTGCGCCGCCTGTCGGACCGGGACTACGCGCTGGACCGCGGCATGATCCCGCTGGGCTCCTGCACCATGAAGCTCAACGCCACCACCGAGATGGAGGCGGTGACCTGGCCGGAGTTCGGCCAGCTGCACCCCTTCGCGCCGGTCGACCAGGCCGCGGGCTACCTGACCCTGATCCGCCAGCTGGAGCAGCAGCTGGTCGAGGTCACCGGCTACGACGCCGTCTCGATCCAGCCGAACGCCGGCTCCCAGGGCGAGCTGGCCGGTCTGCTGGCCGTCCGCGCCTACCACCACGCCAACGGCGACGCCCAGCGCGACGTCTGCCTGATCCCGTCCTCGGCGCACGGCACCAACGCCGCCTCCGCGGTGATGGCCGGCATGCGCGTCGTCGTGGTGAAGACCCTGGTCGACGGCGACGTGGACGTCGAGGACCTCAAGGCCAAGATCGAGCAGCACCGCGACAACCTCGCCGTGCTGATGGTCACCTACCCGTCGACCCACGGCGTGTACGAGACCCAGATCACCGACATCTGCGCCCTGGTGCACGAGGCCGGCGGTCAGGTCTACGTGGACGGCGCCAACCTGAACGCGCTGGTCGGCCTCGCCAAGCCGGGCAAGTTCGGCGCGGACGTCTCGCACCTGAACCTGCACAAGACCTTCTGCATCCCGCACGGCGGCGGCGGCCCGGGCGTCGGCCCGGTCGCGGTGCGCGCCCACCTGGCGCCGTACCTGCCGAACCACCCGCTGCAGGAGGAGGCCGGCCCGGCCACCGGCGTCGGCCCGATCTCGGCCGCGCCGTGGGGCTCGGCGGCGATCCTGCCGATCTCCTGGGCGTACGTCCGGCTGATGGGCGGCGAGGGCCTCAAGCACGCGACCCAGGTCGCGGTGCTGAACGCCAACTACATCGCCAAGCGGCTGGCCCCGCACTTCCCGGTGCTCTACACCGGCCCGGGCGGGCTGGTCGCGCACGAGTGCATCATCGACCTGCGCCCGCTGACCAAGGAGACGGGCGTGACGGTGGACGACATCGCCAAGCGCCTGATCGACTACGGCTTCCACGCGCCGACGATGTCCTTCCCGGTGGCCGGCACGCTGATGATCGAGCCGACCGAGTCCGAGGACCTGCACGAGATCGACCGGTTCTGCGACGCGATGATCGAGATCCGCGGCGAGATCGACAAGGTCGGCTCGGGCGAGTGGGCGGCCGACGACAACCCGCTGCGCAACGCCCCGCACACCGCCGCCGCGCTGGCCGGTGACTGGGCGCACGGCTACTCGCGGCAGGAGGCGGTCTTCCCGGCGGGCGTGAACCCGGCGGACAAGTACTGGCCGCCGGTGAGCCGGATCGACGGCGCGTACGGCGACCGCAACCTGGTCTGCTCCTGCCCGCCGCTGGACGAGTACGGCGTCTGA
- a CDS encoding MFS transporter, translating into MSEAPQPTTAAEKQSNARVLPALILAMLSFSVVQTAVVPILPSLAKELDVSGSNITWLMTANLLSAAVLTPLLGRFGDLRGRKPMLLISLAGLVAGSALAVSTHSFTWLVVARVLQGAGGGVMPLAISIVRDELPKRKVTGGVAAISASMGVGSGLGLVATGLLLEHWNYKSIFWMGLVFGLIAVALVAFRVPSDPVTDKEGGADPLGALTLAGWLSALLVAVSQGNHWGWTSTKTLGLFAVAAVVALIWGIIETKVSHPLVDLKMMSRPAVAFTNLAGLLIGFGMYGSFMVISNFAQTPEKLAHYGFTATVLHAGVMLLPSAIGSMVAAPVGALLIARRGPRLPLVLGGVLGAIAMAYLALRHSHEGDIYTASAIFGLGIGLAFAAMPAFINGAVPVEQSGIANGMNSVLRTVGGAIGTAVMTAILTGDTMKFPIKLPVVLPTLDAYKHAFWTTAVVCIIAGAVPFLIRTVKPATAVIGDPAQQASSPELAKTDA; encoded by the coding sequence GTGAGTGAGGCACCACAGCCCACCACCGCGGCCGAGAAGCAGAGCAACGCCCGGGTCCTGCCGGCCCTCATCCTGGCGATGCTGTCGTTCAGCGTGGTGCAGACCGCGGTCGTCCCGATCCTGCCGTCGCTGGCCAAGGAACTGGACGTCTCCGGCTCCAACATCACCTGGCTGATGACCGCCAACCTGCTGTCCGCCGCCGTGCTGACTCCCCTGCTGGGCCGCTTCGGCGACCTCCGGGGTCGCAAGCCCATGCTGCTGATCTCGCTGGCCGGTCTGGTCGCCGGTTCGGCCCTGGCGGTCAGCACCCACTCCTTCACCTGGCTGGTCGTCGCCCGCGTCCTGCAGGGCGCCGGCGGTGGCGTGATGCCACTGGCGATCAGCATCGTCCGCGACGAGCTGCCCAAGCGGAAGGTGACCGGCGGCGTCGCCGCCATCAGCGCCTCCATGGGCGTCGGCTCCGGCCTCGGCCTGGTCGCGACCGGCCTGCTGCTGGAGCACTGGAACTACAAGTCGATCTTCTGGATGGGCCTGGTCTTCGGCCTGATCGCGGTCGCCCTGGTCGCCTTCCGCGTCCCGTCCGACCCGGTGACCGACAAGGAGGGCGGCGCCGACCCGCTCGGTGCCCTCACCCTGGCCGGCTGGCTCTCCGCCCTGCTGGTCGCGGTCAGCCAGGGCAACCACTGGGGCTGGACCTCGACCAAGACCCTCGGCCTGTTCGCCGTCGCCGCCGTGGTGGCCCTGATCTGGGGCATCATCGAGACCAAGGTCTCGCACCCGCTGGTCGACCTGAAGATGATGTCCCGCCCGGCCGTGGCCTTCACCAACCTGGCCGGCCTGCTCATCGGCTTCGGCATGTACGGCTCGTTCATGGTCATCAGCAACTTCGCCCAGACCCCGGAGAAGCTGGCCCACTACGGCTTCACCGCGACCGTCCTGCACGCCGGTGTGATGCTGCTGCCGTCCGCCATCGGCTCGATGGTGGCCGCCCCGGTCGGCGCCCTGCTGATCGCCCGCCGCGGCCCGCGCCTGCCGCTGGTCCTCGGTGGCGTCCTGGGCGCGATCGCGATGGCCTACCTGGCCCTGCGGCACAGCCACGAGGGCGACATCTACACCGCCTCCGCGATCTTCGGCCTCGGCATCGGCCTCGCCTTCGCCGCGATGCCGGCCTTCATCAACGGCGCCGTCCCGGTCGAGCAGAGCGGCATCGCCAACGGCATGAACTCCGTGCTCCGCACCGTCGGTGGCGCGATCGGCACCGCCGTGATGACCGCCATCCTGACCGGCGACACCATGAAGTTCCCGATCAAGCTTCCGGTGGTGCTGCCCACCCTGGACGCCTACAAGCACGCGTTCTGGACCACGGCCGTCGTCTGCATCATCGCCGGTGCCGTCCCCTTCCTGATCCGCACCGTCAAGCCGGCCACCGCCGTCATCGGCGACCCGGCACAGCAGGCCTCCAGCCCCGAGCTGGCCAAGACCGACGCCTGA
- a CDS encoding DNA polymerase IV, with amino-acid sequence MRSLPSIIHLDMDAFFAAVEQAAKPSLRGKPVIVGGLGGRGVVSTASYEARKFGVHSAMPMAQARRLCPNAAFLTGRFEAYRQNSEIVMGLLRELSPLVQPLSLDEAFVDLEAGPYGPVLAEADHETGERLVLALAEDLRADIQRLTGLTGSVGAAGSKLMAKIASEQAKPDGLVLIEPGEERAVLGPMPVRALPGIGPATEQVLRRAGLSTVADLAEAGEAELVQLLGRAHGAGIFQMSIGLDERPVVADQDAKSVSVEDTYEVDLADRDRVLREVEALAGRCVRRLRGAGRSGRTVVLKVRRFDFSTLTRSETLGGPTDDLAVITATARRLAEQVDITGGVRLLGVGVTQLADYTQEDLFAQALREEAAEHAEAAEAAEAEEEPEEAVVRRWLPGQDVHHAEFGPGWVQGSGVGRVTVRFETPWSGPGRVRTFGVDDPELEPARPLPLRKPGEPGAEGV; translated from the coding sequence GTGCGATCTCTGCCGAGCATCATCCACCTCGACATGGACGCCTTCTTCGCGGCGGTGGAGCAGGCGGCCAAGCCCAGCCTGCGCGGCAAACCGGTGATCGTCGGCGGGCTCGGCGGGCGCGGGGTGGTCTCCACGGCCTCGTACGAGGCGCGGAAGTTCGGGGTGCACTCGGCGATGCCGATGGCGCAGGCGCGGCGGCTGTGCCCCAACGCGGCCTTCCTGACCGGGCGCTTCGAGGCGTACCGGCAGAACAGCGAGATCGTGATGGGGCTGCTGCGCGAGCTGTCGCCACTGGTGCAGCCGCTGAGCCTGGACGAGGCCTTCGTCGACCTGGAGGCCGGTCCGTACGGCCCGGTGCTGGCGGAGGCGGACCACGAGACCGGGGAGCGGCTGGTGCTCGCCCTGGCGGAGGACCTGCGGGCGGACATCCAGCGGCTCACCGGGCTGACCGGTTCGGTCGGGGCGGCGGGCTCCAAGCTGATGGCGAAGATCGCCTCCGAGCAGGCCAAGCCGGACGGACTGGTGCTGATCGAGCCGGGGGAGGAGCGGGCGGTGCTCGGCCCGATGCCGGTCCGGGCGCTGCCCGGGATCGGGCCGGCCACCGAGCAGGTGCTGCGCCGGGCGGGGCTGAGCACGGTGGCCGACCTGGCGGAGGCGGGGGAGGCGGAGCTGGTCCAGCTGCTGGGGCGGGCGCACGGCGCCGGGATCTTCCAGATGTCGATAGGGCTGGACGAGCGGCCGGTGGTGGCGGACCAGGACGCCAAGTCGGTCTCGGTGGAGGACACCTACGAGGTGGACCTGGCCGACCGGGACCGGGTGCTGCGCGAGGTGGAGGCGCTGGCCGGCCGGTGCGTACGGCGGCTGCGGGGGGCCGGGCGCTCGGGGCGGACGGTGGTGCTCAAGGTCCGGCGGTTCGACTTCTCGACGCTCACCCGCTCGGAGACCCTGGGCGGGCCGACCGACGACCTGGCGGTGATCACCGCGACGGCGCGGCGCCTGGCCGAGCAGGTGGACATCACCGGCGGGGTCCGGCTGCTCGGTGTGGGGGTGACCCAGCTGGCCGACTACACCCAGGAGGACCTGTTCGCGCAGGCGCTGCGGGAGGAGGCGGCCGAACACGCCGAGGCGGCCGAGGCGGCGGAGGCCGAGGAGGAGCCGGAGGAGGCCGTGGTGCGGCGCTGGCTGCCCGGGCAGGACGTCCACCACGCCGAGTTCGGGCCGGGGTGGGTGCAGGGCAGCGGGGTCGGGCGGGTGACCGTGCGGTTCGAGACGCCGTGGAGCGGGCCGGGGCGGGTGCGGACCTTCGGGGTGGACGATCCGGAGCTGGAGCCGGCCCGGCCGCTGCCGCTGCGGAAGCCCGGGGAACCCGGCGCGGAAGGGGTCTGA
- a CDS encoding SanA/YdcF family protein has translation MEVGTGISGLLRRRAGGLRARLRERRTQRRVFQAATLLCSLALAPSAWLWFAAGDRVGTVESAPSAPVAVVFGAGLDQGKPSPYLEHRLVAALDLYRAGKVKALLVTGDNGRIEYDEPDAMYRYLTEHGVPGDRVVRDYAGFDTWNSCTRAHRIFGVDRAVLVSQDFHVRRALALCEAAGIRSYAVGVPEVHDSTWLYGGLREVAGAGKAAVNVWLRPDPVFLGPKEDGIPKALARAAQR, from the coding sequence GTGGAGGTCGGCACCGGGATATCGGGGTTGCTGCGGCGTCGGGCCGGGGGGCTGCGGGCGCGACTGCGGGAGCGCCGGACGCAGCGCAGGGTCTTCCAGGCGGCCACGCTGCTGTGCTCGCTGGCGCTGGCGCCGAGCGCCTGGCTGTGGTTCGCGGCGGGGGACCGGGTGGGCACGGTGGAGAGCGCGCCGTCGGCGCCGGTGGCGGTGGTCTTCGGAGCCGGGCTGGACCAGGGCAAGCCGTCGCCGTACCTGGAGCACCGGCTGGTGGCCGCGCTGGACCTGTACCGGGCGGGCAAGGTGAAGGCCCTCCTGGTGACCGGGGACAACGGGCGGATCGAGTACGACGAGCCGGACGCGATGTACCGGTACCTGACCGAGCACGGGGTCCCGGGGGACCGGGTGGTCCGGGACTACGCGGGGTTCGACACCTGGAACTCCTGCACCCGGGCGCACCGGATCTTCGGGGTGGACCGCGCGGTGCTGGTCAGCCAGGACTTCCACGTCCGGCGGGCGCTGGCGCTGTGCGAGGCGGCGGGCATCCGCTCGTACGCGGTCGGGGTGCCGGAGGTGCACGACAGCACCTGGTTGTACGGCGGGCTGCGGGAGGTCGCCGGGGCGGGCAAGGCGGCGGTGAACGTCTGGCTGCGGCCGGACCCGGTGTTCCTCGGGCCCAAGGAGGACGGGATCCCGAAGGCGCTGGCCCGGGCGGCGCAGCGGTAG
- a CDS encoding MerR family transcriptional regulator, producing MSSTGDDAAVGGLCAVHMPRTARTVSDLPRMSRFPAAQPGQPAIERLAPTSELLGFRGPTACAAAGITYRQLDYWARTGLLEPSVRTAYPATSQRLYSFRDVLLLKIVKRLLDAGVSLQNIRVAVAHLQSAEQADLTGLTLMCDGATVYECTTPQQVVDLLKGGQGVFGIAVGAVWQELELTLGRLHAERTDTGETLVGNDPADELAQRRNRAV from the coding sequence ATGAGCAGCACCGGCGATGACGCGGCCGTGGGAGGCCTGTGCGCCGTGCACATGCCGCGCACCGCTCGCACCGTGTCCGACCTGCCCAGGATGAGCAGGTTCCCGGCCGCGCAGCCGGGCCAGCCTGCGATCGAGCGGCTCGCCCCGACGTCCGAACTGCTCGGCTTCCGCGGCCCGACGGCCTGTGCGGCGGCCGGCATCACCTACCGCCAGCTTGACTACTGGGCCCGCACCGGACTGCTGGAGCCCAGCGTCCGGACCGCGTACCCGGCGACCAGCCAGCGGCTCTACAGCTTCCGCGACGTCCTGCTGCTGAAGATCGTGAAGCGGCTGCTCGACGCGGGCGTCTCGCTGCAGAACATCCGGGTGGCCGTCGCCCATCTGCAGTCCGCCGAGCAGGCCGACCTGACCGGGCTGACGCTGATGTGCGACGGTGCGACGGTGTACGAGTGCACCACGCCGCAGCAGGTGGTCGATCTGCTGAAGGGCGGTCAGGGGGTCTTCGGCATCGCGGTGGGAGCGGTCTGGCAGGAGCTGGAGCTGACCCTCGGTCGGCTGCACGCGGAGCGGACCGACACCGGCGAGACGCTGGTGGGCAACGATCCGGCGGACGAGCTGGCGCAGCGGCGCAACCGGGCGGTCTGA
- a CDS encoding bifunctional nuclease family protein, with protein sequence MNELDVVGVRVEMPSNQPIVLLREVGGDRYLPIWIGPGEATAIAFAQQGMTPVRPLTHDLFKDVLEALGQQLTEVRITDLREGVFYAELVFDGGVEVSARPSDAIALALRTGTPIYGSEEVLAEAGIAIPDEQEDEVEKFREFLDQVSPEDFGGGGPQ encoded by the coding sequence GTGAATGAGCTCGACGTCGTGGGTGTCCGAGTGGAGATGCCTTCCAACCAGCCGATCGTGCTGCTGCGGGAGGTCGGGGGAGATCGATACCTGCCGATCTGGATCGGCCCCGGCGAGGCGACCGCGATCGCCTTCGCCCAGCAGGGCATGACTCCGGTGCGCCCGCTGACGCACGACCTGTTCAAGGACGTCCTGGAAGCGCTCGGTCAGCAGCTCACCGAGGTCCGGATCACCGACCTGCGGGAGGGCGTGTTCTACGCCGAGCTGGTGTTCGACGGCGGGGTCGAGGTGAGTGCCCGGCCGTCCGACGCGATAGCGCTGGCCCTGCGCACCGGCACGCCGATCTACGGGAGCGAGGAGGTGCTCGCCGAGGCGGGCATCGCGATCCCGGACGAGCAGGAGGACGAGGTCGAGAAGTTCCGCGAGTTCCTCGACCAGGTCTCGCCCGAGGACTTCGGCGGCGGCGGTCCGCAGTAG
- the ftsR gene encoding transcriptional regulator FtsR — protein sequence MSIGAVLAFLRDDFPEVTISKIRFLEAEGLVEPQRTPSGYRKFSPADVERLAYVLRMQRDHYLPLRVIREHLDAIERGEAPPALPSAADTRPGPLEEADRELVASADVASGVRLGRAELLAAAEADERELAEWESYGLVAPGPDGGYDGEALQVARLVAELGRYGLEPRHLRAMKAAADREIALVEQVVAPLRRHRNPQTRAHAEATARELATLSVRLHAAMVQAGLRTRG from the coding sequence CTGAGCATCGGTGCGGTGCTGGCCTTCCTGCGGGACGACTTCCCCGAGGTGACCATCTCCAAGATCCGCTTCCTGGAGGCGGAGGGGCTGGTCGAGCCGCAGCGCACCCCGTCGGGGTACCGCAAGTTCAGCCCGGCCGACGTCGAGCGGCTGGCCTACGTCCTGCGGATGCAGCGGGACCACTACCTGCCGCTGCGGGTGATCCGCGAGCACCTGGACGCGATCGAGCGCGGTGAGGCTCCGCCCGCGCTGCCGTCCGCGGCAGACACCCGGCCCGGGCCGCTGGAGGAGGCCGACCGCGAACTGGTGGCCTCGGCCGACGTCGCCTCCGGGGTCCGCCTGGGGCGGGCCGAGCTGCTGGCCGCGGCCGAGGCCGACGAGCGGGAGCTGGCCGAGTGGGAGTCGTACGGGCTGGTCGCGCCGGGCCCGGACGGCGGGTACGACGGGGAGGCGCTGCAGGTCGCCCGGCTGGTCGCCGAGCTCGGCCGGTACGGGCTGGAGCCGCGGCACCTGAGAGCCATGAAGGCGGCGGCGGACCGCGAGATCGCGCTGGTGGAGCAGGTGGTGGCGCCGCTGCGGCGGCACCGCAACCCGCAGACCCGGGCGCACGCGGAGGCCACCGCGCGGGAGCTGGCGACGCTGTCCGTACGGCTGCACGCGGCCATGGTCCAGGCCGGTCTGCGGACCCGCGGATAG